GGCGGTATCTTGTGTATTCAAATAATGTTTTACGACAAGATTTTGTAGAATATTCCGGCAGATTAAACTATAGTTGCTATATTCAAAAGCACTATATCCCCAATTTTGCTTGCGGATATCTTCTTTACCATCAAGTTTTGCTTTTTCTTCTAACCAAGATAGCGTTTTGGTCAATTGAACTTCATCTAGTTGTTTACTGCTTTGCCAGTCAGTTAATTGCGTAAGTAATCGGGTAATTTGAAGCTGATCAATCAATTTTGGACTGAGGTCAGTCTCTTTTATTTCGGAAAGGTATTTTTTTGCTAACGTATTTTCCTTATTCATCCAGCTTAGGTAGGCGGCAGTAATAAGACCCAATTGGGGTTGAACATATTTTTTGTCGCGATAAAGTTTTAGGGCAAAATTGCGAAGAGAATCCAGATGTAGTTTAACCTTTCTTTTATCGTCATTTTTACTGTAGTAATTATAATTATCGCTACTGAGGTAAAAAGACTCGTTCATTTCTGTTTCTATCTTATTGACTTCGCGTCCCAATAGTACGGCATTTACGGTGTTGGCAGGATCGAGCTGATAGCAGTCGCTCAGATATTTCAGGGCATAGTCACTTGTGCCAAAGCCTATGATAGCATTGATATTGAACCGATCCGCATCATTTTTTGCATATTGAAATATCTCAGCATCACTGGCAGTGATATAATGGAAATTAGCATAAGCGAGGATGCGCCTTTCTGGACTGGCAGTGAATAATTTAGAAAAGAGATAAGCTGCCCTTGCAGGATCACCATTTTTGCGGACAGCCCCCGCATAGTTGGATAGTGCCCAATTGAGGATAGCTTCGTCTCCCTTAGCAGATTGCAGGTACTTTTCATAAATCGTCATGCTCTTGGCGTATTCCTGCCCAAATAGATATAAACGGGCAGCTTGATAAGCATAGCGGATATAGAGAAAGCTATTTTTGGGGTACTTGGGGATCTGCTGTTCGGCGAGTTCAGCTAATTGTGTGATTTCTTTGAAATTTCGGGTATCCGGATCCCAATAGTTATGTTGAATATTCGTGATGGGTTCCTGCTTTTTGGTGAACATAAAATAAGCGCGTTCAGCTTCATGTTTTCCGTCAATCAATGTGCTTAAGAACGTATTTCCTTTAATGGAATCTGGCAGGTTGATCCAAGTCGACTTTTGTTGATTGCTCGCTAAATTAGCGGTTGCAGCGTTGCTGTTGTACATCAATTGCTCGACATCCTTAACCTTGACCTGGGAACCGAGGTGCTTCACCCAAGTTTCGGAATTGATTAAACTTTCTTTGACTGGAGCTTCTTCCGTATAAAGAAATTGGTAGGGGATAAATTGAAAGGCAGAAAATCCATTGTCCTCCAGATTGGGGAGATAATATGTCGTTTGATTGTCGTAAGGATCCACTTCAGGACCACAGGCGATATTGGTTGCAATCTCCCCAAAGAAGAAAGCTAATGTAGTGCTAGAAAGTAGCAATAATTTTTTGTAATTCGGCATTGCCATGGTTTGCTAGTGTAGCTTGATCTAAATGATAAAAAATAATCCGGTGTTCTTTTCCTTTCAGCTCTCCCTTCAAAAATTTTGCCGTTTGTAAGAGTTCCTCCTGATTGATGGATTCAAAACGTATAACATCTCCCTTTTTAAGGTTTGCTTTTGGGAGATCTTTCGTTAAAATATAGAGGTTCGTATTGGGGTTATGGGTAAACAATGACGAGTTTTTGAGATCTTCTTCATTGATATGTTTTGAAATACCGATGTAATTATTATTTCTGAAAACGACAAACCACTGAAATAGCGGTAATGCAATATCCATTTCCATGGGATAGTTGCGTAATGTTCCGCTTAGATAGGTCTTGAGGTCCTGTTGATTTAAAATGGAGTTTTGATTGCCAAATTGTCTGAGATTTCCCATGTTGTAACACATTAACATCGCTTTTTTCACAGGCGGAATTCCGCTGGTGACTGTGTTTTTGACCTGGTGTAGCCGCAGAGTAGAGCTCACGACAACATCTTTTAAGGCCGGCAATTGTTGTAAATAGGTGAGCAGGTAGAAAAATTTATCACGGGATGTCTTTGTCCAATCGCAGTCCAGTTGGAGTTCGGTAAATTTTTCCTTTCCTGCTTGTTGTATTTTAGCCGTCACAAACGGAACAATTTTATTTGCCAGTCCTCTGATTTGCAGGCTATCCATTTCCACAAAAATACGTTGGTTGACAAATACTACAGGAATCAGCTGCTGTTCTTTGGGGACAGGTTGCGAAAACGTAATGGGGCTAATAGGGACGGCTTGTACACCAGATGGATCGAAATCAATATCCATAATGCGGACATAGATAGATTTCGCATCAATTTCCTTTAAAGAGCGGCTTTCTACGGTGTCTAACTGGAATACTGTCTTCCAAAAATAGAAGCCTGTTTCATGCTTTGTTTTGGTGCAGGAACTTAAAAAAAGTAGAGAGAGCGGTACAAGAAATAAAAATAGTTGTGTTTTACGCAGCATATTCACTTTATTTAGTCGTAATTCAAACAAAATGGGCTTAATTTTGTTTGTTATTCAATAAAATAAAGACGAAATTACAAAGAGATTGTGACTTTATGAAGCCTATTTTCAAATGGATCCTTGGTATTGTAGCGTTTATCCTATTGGCATTGGCTGGAGGTATTTGGTATTTTAGCAATAAGTGGAAGCCTCTTTTAGATACTAAAATCAAACAGCTGGTGTCCCAAGCAACGGACAATTTGTATACTATTACATACGACGATATCCACGTCAACCTATTATTGGGTAATATAACAATAGACAATCTGCATCTCGTGTCAGATAGTTCCATCTATAAAAAGTTGGAGCTGGTCAAAAAAGCGCCAGATAACCGTTTCGAAATTTCCATCAATAGGTTGAAAATAAAAAGCTTTGGTATTCGAAGGGTATTGATGGATAAGGAGCTTTTCCTGAATGATATCACCGTCGAAAGACCAACGATTCATGTCATTAATGAGGTACACCGTTATAATGATACGGTGAGTCGGGGATCTAAAAAACCACTGTACGAGAAAATAAAGGACAATCTGAAAAAAATTCAGGTGCGGGCCGTCAATTTGAATGACATCGATTTTAAATATACGCAAGTCCAAAAAGGGGTTTATCAAGATTTCGAGGTCAAGAAGGTCAAGGTCCGGATAGATGATGTTTTGATCGATTCAACTTCTGAGCACGACAGGCAGCGCTTTTATCATACGAAAATGATTGATATTGAGGTGCCTGGTTTTACCTATAAAACTCCGGATGGGTTTTATAAAGTAAACTTTGATCAGTTGAAAATCAATAGTAAAAACCGCAATGTCCTCTTGACTAAAGTTGCTTATCAGCCGACGCTGAATAAGGCTGCTTATTACCGGAAGAAAGGTGAAGGTGGAAGCTATATGGTGCTGAAAATGGATACCCTGCTTTTGACGGGATTCAATTTTGCCGAGCTTTCTCGTGATAAGAAAATATATGCACAAAATGCACGCTTAAAAAATGGTTCTCTTTCGATTTATAGTGATAAACATTATAAAAGCCCACCAACCAGTCAGATTGGAAATGCTCCGCACATGAAATTAATGCAGATGTCGACACGCTTGGGAATTGATTCATTAATTTTAGATAATATAGGAATTACGTATGCTGAAATGAGTGATGAGTATAGTCAAATCGGTACCATTACTTTTGATCACACGTATGGTACGATATTGAATGTGACAAATGATTCGACAAAATTGCTTAAGCAGAAGCTCATGCGTGCAAATTTGAGCAGCAATTTTATGAATGCGGGCAAGCTTTCTACCAATTTTGTTTTTGATATGACCTCTAAAGTTGGGGCCTATACCTACAAGGGCACACTTGGGAAAATGGATCTAACGGTCGTTAATAAGATGATCCGGCCATTGTTAAATGTTGAGGTTAAATCGGGCAATCTCAGTCAGATTACATTTGACATATGGGCTAACGATTACCGTAGTAAAGGAACCTTTAAAATGGATTATGATGACCTCAAAGTTAATATCCTGTCGGAGCCAGGTGATGATGGTCGTCGAGAAAAAAAGGGGCTGCTGTCTTTTATGATTAATCAGGTGTTGTTTAATCCGGGCAATCCGGATTTATACGGTAAATATACGGTGGGGCATATTAACAAGCGTCGGGATCCCAATCATCCGTTTTTTAAAGCGATGTGGCAGACTTTGTTGGTTGGAATTAAACAATGTGTCGGCCTTGGTCCAGAACGGGAGGCTAAACTGATGAATACGGCTGGAAAAGTTGAAAAAGTCGTTGAGGGCATCAGCAAGGCCAAGAAAATGATTTCAAGTATATTTAAGAAACACAAAACTCCTGAGGAGTTGCTGAAGGAAGAAAAAGAAGATGAGGCCAAAGAGGCGGCAAAGATTGAAGAGAAGCGGAAGCGTGACCGTGAAAAAGCTGAAAAGGAACTTGAGAAAGAAGGAACGGGAAATTGAGGATCCGTTTCACGTGGAAAGGTTCCCGTTTGGTGCCGTTGCCGATATTTTTTAGAAATTGTAGAGGAAGTGATGTACTGTATTTATAAAACCTCATTGCCGGCTTCGTTAGCGCGCCAAAAAATACAACGGAGATAGATTTGCATTTATTGACAGATTTATCTTAGTTTGAGACATTATGATAGATTCGATTTTAAGTTTTATCCGGTTTGTTTTCAAATATAAAAATGGGCTTGTAGACAAAATCATGTTCTATGTGAGCATGATTTGCGCCGCAATCGTTATTTTTAATGTGGGCTATGTTACTGATCCTGCATTGGGGAAATTGCTTGGTAAAACAATTCATTATCTTTTCTTTGTCCTCTTTTTCATGATTGCTCTCCGCGAGTCATCTTCCATTTATGCACTCAAAAAAATTGCTGTTGAGCATTACTCGGGCTTAGTTATCCTCATCTACTTTGTATTTATCCTTATTGCCCGTTTTGCAGGATTTGGAGCGCTTTCTGTTTTTTCAAGAGAACAGTGGGTTTATCTAGGAATCTATCTTATTTTTATCGCGGAGCTATCGAAAGGTACGCTTTTCTTTGACAATTTTTATTTTAATCCGACAATATTATTTGTCATCAGTTTCCTGGTTCTTATCTTGCTCGGAACCGTACTCTTGATGCTGCCCCGTACCACGGTAGAAGCTCCGTTAAGTTTTGTGGATGCTTTATTTATGGCAACTAGTGCTGTTTGTATCACTGGCTTGTCTGTTGCCGATATTTCAACCAATTTTAGCATGTTCGGACAAACCGTGGTCATTGTTTTGATACAGGTTGGCGGATTGGGTATTATGACATTTACAGGTTTTTTTGGCTATTTTTTCTCTGGCGGATTTTCTTTTAAGAATCAATTGATGTTTGGTGAAATTCTGGGTGAAAATAAAGTGGCCTCTGTCATTAAAACCCTATTGACCATGATATTTATTACGCTGCTGTTTGAATTTCTTGGAGCTATACTGATCTTTAGTACCTTAGAAAGTGCTAATTTTCCAAATTTAGGGAGTATGGTTTTCTTTTCGATCTTTCATTCCATTTCTTCATTCTGTAATGCTGGATTTTCGATCTTATCTGGGGGTATTACCAATGAAGCCTATAAATTCAATTATCCATTCCAGCTGGCGTTATCTTCGCTTTTCATTCTTGGTGGTTTGGGGTTTGGAATTGTATTGAATTTCTACACCTATATTAAAGAATCCATATTGCTTTATTATCACCGATGGATCACAAAGAAAAACTATAAGCATAAAGCATGGAGCTTTAGCTTTAATTCTAAATTGGTGCTGGTCTGTAATGCGATTATTATTGTAGGTGCAACTTTGTTTTTCTACTTTTTGGAGCGAGGGAACACCCTTTCTCTTGAAAGGGGAATCGATGGTGAATGGGCAACTTCCTTCTTTATGGCCAATGCAGCGCGTTCAGCAGGATACAATAGTGTTGATTTGAGTTTTGTCGGGCCACCGACTGTTTTTTTGATTATGCTGCTGATGTGGGTCGGGGCTTCTCCCGGATCTACTGGTGGGGGAGTAAAGGTAACCACCGTTGCTGTTTCACTGCTGAATATTGTTTCTTTGGCTAAAGGAAAAGAATTTATTGAGATTTTTAAAAGGAGGATTGCCGGCGAATCTGTTAACAAGGCTTTTGCGATTATTTTGTTGTCACTATTCGTCGTTGGGTTCAGTTTTTTTGTGCTCATTTTTACAGATCCGGATAAGAGCATGAAAGCACTCCTCTTTGAATCGTTATCAGCGTATACAACATGTGGATTGAGTTTGGGGATTACACCATCACTCAGTATGGGCGGAAAATTGATTATTGCCCTAACGATGCTGGTTGGGCGAGTAGGGATGTTGACTTTGCTGGTCGCTTTTATAAAAAATACAACACGTAGAAATATTGTATTTCCAGAAGAAAAGATCCTGTTTTAGTTAGACCGACAAGCGTATTGACTACCTTTTGATGGCCTTATCAAAGAAATATGAATATATAAATCGAAAGAGAGCTTGGAAATAAAAGTAAATTTATTTTAGTTTGAGATATGAAGTATATTGTTTTAGGATTGGGGCATTTTGGACGTTCTCTAGGGGTACATCTCACTGAGCTCGGGCATGAGGTAATCGGTGCTGACCGAAATCTTGGCATCGTCGAACAATTGAAAGACAAGATAACGCACACGGTATGTCTGGATACAACAGACCGAGAAGCGGTTTCATCGTTACCGCTTAAAGATGCACATGCAGTCATTGTTGCGATCGGGGAAGATGAGGGAGCCTCGCTCATGACCGTAGCCCTCTTAAAACAGTTGAAGGTCAAACGTATCATTGGCCGTATCGTTTCAGATTTACAAAAGACTGTTTTGGAAGCCATGGAAATCAATGAATATATCATGCCCGAAGAAGAAGCCGCTGAGCGATTGGCGATGCGCTTGGACAATATTGATATTGTCGATTCGTTTAAGGTTTCGGATAAATATTCTATTGTAGAGACAAAAGTCCCTGCTCGATACGTTGGTATGACGTTGCGTGAGGCGAACCTGACGAATTTGTATAAGGTAATTGTACTCACCACCGTGAAAATTACAGAAACGAAAAAGGATGGTGTGACCAAAGAACAAAAGGAAGCTTCAGGAATTGCTGCATCAGAAACGATCATGGAAGAGGGAGATATTTTGGTTGTCTTTGGTGAGCTATCCAATATTAATAAGTTAATTCAAAAAGGAGAATAAATTATGCTATTGACAACAACAGGTACTATTGAGGGACACCAAATTGAACGCTATTTGGGAATAGTCTCTTCCGAAGTGGTTCTGGGAGCGAATGCAATCAAGGATATGATGGCGGGTTTTCGCGATTTTTTTGGCGGAAGATCCAACTCTTATGAACGCGCATTCCAAGAAACACGTGAAGCAGCGCTGCGTGAACTTGAAGACCGTGCACGCGCCTTGGGTGCTGATGCGGTCGTTGGGGTTCGACTGGACTTTCAAACGGTGGGAACAGGAGGAATGATGATGGTGGGCGCAACGGGAACGGCCGTAAAAATGAAATCTTAATTACCTAAAGTCCTAAATAACATTAGGGCTTTTTTAATGCTTAAAAGACGTGACATGGATCGATCGTATTTAATACCTATTATAAACTTTCTGTTAACAGGACACTGAGCGATAATTATAATTGTATATAAAAACAAATTTATCTAAGTTTGGCTTTTAAGACTTTTAAACAACCTAAGAAGGTAAATGAAATCATCGAGTTTTATCAAACCGCGTGTAATGTGTTCATAAATACAACGAAAGGCAAGTTATGGATGAACGATTATTTGGTAAGTTGAATAAATTAGATATATTCATCACCTTAAAATGACAAATTTATACGGATGAAAAATTGGTTTAAGGCGAATTCAGCACATTTGATCGTTATTGCGATATTTATTGCGCTCGTATTTTTTTATTTTACCCCTGTTTGGCAAGGAAAAACACTGGCGCAGTCGGATGTGGTACAAGCGCAGGCGGCACAGAAGGAATTATTTGATTTTAAGGCAAAGGATGGTAAAGCGCCCTTATGGACTAACTCTATGTTTGGCGGGATGCCGACTTATCAAATTTGGCAAGAAAATGAGAATAACATTGGTACTTATTTCTTAAAAGCGGTTAAGTTCGCCTTTCCGAGCCCAATGGATACGGTGCTGTTTTATTTGTTGGGTGCTTATTTTCTTTTCAGTGTCTTACGGATCAAACCCTGGCTGGCAGCAATTGGTGCAATAGCCATTGCGTTTACATCCTATAATTTTATTTATATTGAAGCTGGGCACATAACAAGGGCTAATGCAATTGCATTTATTCCACCCGTTATTGCTGCGGTTATTATGTGTTATCGGGGAAGTAAATTGTGGGGGCCTGTGTTATTAGCCTTGTTTCTTTCGCTGGAAATTCGTGTAAATCACTTGCAAACAACCTATTACCTGTTGATAGTCCTGATGGTATACGTGATTTTCACTTTCGTAGATGCAATTAAACAAAAACAATTAAAAGGTTTTTTTATTGCATCGGGTAGGCAGATTATCGCAGTGGTCATCGCTTTGATGGTAAATGCATCAATTTTATTACCAACTTGGGAATATAGTAAATTAAGTACGCGTGGACATGCCAATATTACGAAGGTTGATAATAACAACAGCAAAGAGAAAGGGCTTGATAAAGAATATGCCTATGAGTGGAGCCAAGGGATTGGTGAAACCATTACCTTTTTGATTCCAAATGCCTATGGTGGTTCAACTGGCGGACAATTGGACGAAAAATCACACGTCGCTAAATTCCTAATGGAACGAGGAGGTGCGTCGGAGATTCAAGCTGGTCAGATGGCACAAGGCATGCCAACCTATTGGGGCGACAAACGTTTTACTTCGGGACCATGGTATTTTGGGGCCGGAGTTTTCTTCCTATTTGTTTTAGGCCTTGTTATTGTCAAGGACCGCTTCAAGTGGTGGATTTTGGCAACAACCATTTTAGCATTACTGTTGTCATTTGGAAAAAACTTTACACTTGTATCAGATCTGTTCTTTGACTATTTCCCAATGTACAATAAGTTTAGGGCTGTTGAATCCATTCTTGTTTTGGTTTCCATTACAGTACCTATGATGGCAATTTTGGCTGTCAACGAGCTTTTGACACGGGCGAAGGAGATTCCAAACTTAGATAAAAAAGTGCTGTATACTTTTATTGGTGTCGGTGGCGTCTGTCTGCTTATTGGCGTGATGCCCGATCTCTTTTTAAGTTTTAGGAATGCGGAGCATAGCAATTTAGTAGCAACTTTTGAGCACCAGATAGGCGATAAGACCTTTGCGACGGAGTTGGCAAACCAGTTGGTTCTGGATCGTAAAGATATCGCAAGCAAAGATGCCTATCGTTCCTTTGTCATCGTTCTACTAACTTTTGGATTTGTTTGGGTCTTTTTAAAGAAGAAACTGAGCGAAGGTGTATTACTGGGAACATTGCTGGTCTTATTCTTGTTTGATTTATGGAGTGTAGATAAGCGATTTTTGAATGACAAATCTTTTATGGAGAAAGGGGCTACAGCACAGCAAGTATTCCAGCAACGTGAAGTGGATCAATTGATCTTAATGGATAAAGATCCAAGCTACCGCGTACTAGACTTGACTTCAGATCCGTTTTCGGATGCCCGTCCATCCTACTTCCATAAATCCCTAGGAGGATACCATGCGGCAAAATTAATGCGCTTCCAGGAAATTTTGGAAAATCAATTTAATGGTGCCCTCAATGAAGATGTGTTGGATATGTTTAATGTGCGTTACCTGATTACAACAGATCCTCAAAATCAATCACAGCGTATTGTGCGGAGAAGTACCGCGGCAGGAAATGCCTGGTTTGTGGATCGGGTAAGTTTTGTGAAAGGAAATGCCGAGGAGATGCAGGCTATCAGCTCGTTTGATCCGCATAAAGAAGCTTTTGTCAACCAGCAATATCAAAATGAAGTAAAAGCGAAGACTTCGAATGCGTCGACATCAGGCGAGATTAAGTTGACATCTTACCATCCGGATAAAATGCAATATGAATATACGGCTGCCAATGATGCCTTTGCTGTGTTTTCTGAAGTATTTTATGATAAAGGATGGAAAGCCTATGTGGATGGAAAGGAAACGCCAATTATCCGTGCGGATTATATCCTAAGAGCACTGCAGTTGCCAGCAGGTACACATAAGGTAGAATTTATCTTTGATCCTGAATCGCACAAAATGGGTAATTTATTGACATTAATCTCGTCTATTGTTCTTGTACTGGGAATAGGAGCGGCGATATATTTCTCCTTTAGAGGGAATAAAAAAGAAACAGCGGCTTAAAGCTGTTTCTTTTCGAAGCATTTTAGAGCTTTAGAATAATTTGAGCTGCGGATCGGTTATTCTAAAGCTTTTTCTATGATGTGGAGTGGAGCCGTGCGCCAATACAGCTGTTCTGTGCTTAACTGTCGGATACCCTTTGTTGTTGAGCCAGTCGTAATCGGGATAATCTAAAGCGATGTTATCCATATATTCATCCCGGTACGTTTTAGCCAGAATCGAAGCTGCGGCAATCGATAGATATTTCCCGTCGCCCTTCACAATACATGAATAAGGTATCTTTTGGTAAGGAATAAACTTATTCCCGTCAACAATAATATACTCGGCTTTGGTCTTTAAGAGATCAAGTGCCTTGTGCATCGCCAGGTAGCTCGCATTGTGGATATTTATGCGATCTATTTCTTCTGCTGAGACGCTCGCAACGGCATAAGCAAGGGCTTCGCGCTCAATGATGGGGCGTAAAGC
The DNA window shown above is from Sphingobacterium thalpophilum and carries:
- a CDS encoding potassium transporter TrkG, which translates into the protein MIDSILSFIRFVFKYKNGLVDKIMFYVSMICAAIVIFNVGYVTDPALGKLLGKTIHYLFFVLFFMIALRESSSIYALKKIAVEHYSGLVILIYFVFILIARFAGFGALSVFSREQWVYLGIYLIFIAELSKGTLFFDNFYFNPTILFVISFLVLILLGTVLLMLPRTTVEAPLSFVDALFMATSAVCITGLSVADISTNFSMFGQTVVIVLIQVGGLGIMTFTGFFGYFFSGGFSFKNQLMFGEILGENKVASVIKTLLTMIFITLLFEFLGAILIFSTLESANFPNLGSMVFFSIFHSISSFCNAGFSILSGGITNEAYKFNYPFQLALSSLFILGGLGFGIVLNFYTYIKESILLYYHRWITKKNYKHKAWSFSFNSKLVLVCNAIIIVGATLFFYFLERGNTLSLERGIDGEWATSFFMANAARSAGYNSVDLSFVGPPTVFLIMLLMWVGASPGSTGGGVKVTTVAVSLLNIVSLAKGKEFIEIFKRRIAGESVNKAFAIILLSLFVVGFSFFVLIFTDPDKSMKALLFESLSAYTTCGLSLGITPSLSMGGKLIIALTMLVGRVGMLTLLVAFIKNTTRRNIVFPEEKILF
- a CDS encoding TrkA family potassium uptake protein yields the protein MKYIVLGLGHFGRSLGVHLTELGHEVIGADRNLGIVEQLKDKITHTVCLDTTDREAVSSLPLKDAHAVIVAIGEDEGASLMTVALLKQLKVKRIIGRIVSDLQKTVLEAMEINEYIMPEEEAAERLAMRLDNIDIVDSFKVSDKYSIVETKVPARYVGMTLREANLTNLYKVIVLTTVKITETKKDGVTKEQKEASGIAASETIMEEGDILVVFGELSNINKLIQKGE
- a CDS encoding YbjQ family protein, which translates into the protein MLLTTTGTIEGHQIERYLGIVSSEVVLGANAIKDMMAGFRDFFGGRSNSYERAFQETREAALRELEDRARALGADAVVGVRLDFQTVGTGGMMMVGATGTAVKMKS
- a CDS encoding YfhO family protein is translated as MKNWFKANSAHLIVIAIFIALVFFYFTPVWQGKTLAQSDVVQAQAAQKELFDFKAKDGKAPLWTNSMFGGMPTYQIWQENENNIGTYFLKAVKFAFPSPMDTVLFYLLGAYFLFSVLRIKPWLAAIGAIAIAFTSYNFIYIEAGHITRANAIAFIPPVIAAVIMCYRGSKLWGPVLLALFLSLEIRVNHLQTTYYLLIVLMVYVIFTFVDAIKQKQLKGFFIASGRQIIAVVIALMVNASILLPTWEYSKLSTRGHANITKVDNNNSKEKGLDKEYAYEWSQGIGETITFLIPNAYGGSTGGQLDEKSHVAKFLMERGGASEIQAGQMAQGMPTYWGDKRFTSGPWYFGAGVFFLFVLGLVIVKDRFKWWILATTILALLLSFGKNFTLVSDLFFDYFPMYNKFRAVESILVLVSITVPMMAILAVNELLTRAKEIPNLDKKVLYTFIGVGGVCLLIGVMPDLFLSFRNAEHSNLVATFEHQIGDKTFATELANQLVLDRKDIASKDAYRSFVIVLLTFGFVWVFLKKKLSEGVLLGTLLVLFLFDLWSVDKRFLNDKSFMEKGATAQQVFQQREVDQLILMDKDPSYRVLDLTSDPFSDARPSYFHKSLGGYHAAKLMRFQEILENQFNGALNEDVLDMFNVRYLITTDPQNQSQRIVRRSTAAGNAWFVDRVSFVKGNAEEMQAISSFDPHKEAFVNQQYQNEVKAKTSNASTSGEIKLTSYHPDKMQYEYTAANDAFAVFSEVFYDKGWKAYVDGKETPIIRADYILRALQLPAGTHKVEFIFDPESHKMGNLLTLISSIVLVLGIGAAIYFSFRGNKKETAA
- a CDS encoding ribonuclease HII; translation: MLLSYYQEQWIEAGCDEAGRGCLAGPVFAAAVIFPTDYHHQLLNDSKQLSEKKRMALRPIIEREALAYAVASVSAEEIDRINIHNASYLAMHKALDLLKTKAEYIIVDGNKFIPYQKIPYSCIVKGDGKYLSIAAASILAKTYRDEYMDNIALDYPDYDWLNNKGYPTVKHRTAVLAHGSTPHHRKSFRITDPQLKLF